One Dysidea avara chromosome 7, odDysAvar1.4, whole genome shotgun sequence genomic region harbors:
- the LOC136262350 gene encoding tRNA (guanine-N(7)-)-methyltransferase non-catalytic subunit wdr4-like isoform X1 — MVHMCICYMFSHTYSFISCLLQCIHYEHVLISGSGDGTIKTWDFEHGRLLHTEFFSSPRTIGVKPNPVSCVAGLSTKPFIAVAIESDPNVTVYEIRSDGILTTNYSVTLEASPFSVCFDNSSCLWMCQADEVNHLVCFDWIEDSTSWRRITNNDNNTLKKCNEWYKSQGAYCKERKFSVLRKQEIDNVSTYMKVKEERIAATEKQY, encoded by the exons ATGGTACATATGTGCATCTGTTATATGTTTTCTCACACCTACAGCTTTATCAGTTGTTTACTACAATGTATCCATTATGAACATGTACTCATATCAGGATCTGGA GATGGCACCATAAAGACTTGGGATTTTGAACATGGGAGATTGCTACATACAGAATTCTTCTCATCACCAAGAACCATTGGTGTG AAACCAAATCCTGTGTCATGTGTTGCTggtctctcgacaaagcctttCATTGCTGTTGCCATAGAAAG TGATCCAAATGTTACTGTATACGAGATCCGATCAGATGGAATACTAACAACTAATTATTCTGTGACACTTGAAGCAAGTCCTTTCAGCGTTTGTTTTGATAATTCTTCTTGTCTTTGGATGTGTCAAGCTGATGAAGTAAACCATCTTGTTTGTTTTGATTGGATTGAGGATAGTACCTCA TGGAGAAGGATCACTAATAATGATAACAATACTTTAAAGAAATGCAATGAATGGTACAAAAGTCAAG GTGCATATTGTAAGGAGAGAAAGTTTTCTGTGTTACGTAAACAAGAAATAGACAATGTCTCAACTTATATGAAGGTGAAAGAAGAGAGAATAGctgcaactgaaaaacaatactGA